Proteins encoded within one genomic window of Aerococcus viridans:
- a CDS encoding two-component system regulatory protein YycI, whose product MNFKKVEIIFILAFLILDVFLINIFMSKYVGTSNQAIENQSVDIVTKFKAKDIQYDEISDEVLRIPFIRALNTTLSEEDVLAVTEDTQSVEVNGNQILGQINTPIQLEGVTGETPAGELSDSALASLNQFINSEIYQGNQYRFISYDKNAGRVTYMQETASGAVIADGTGEIVFKVNDDFAIYAYDQTIAGGTATQGEERTVISEQQALENAYLNNSIPDESTIVRSFLSYRVTLVLDEMTLYHPVWTLLIRTNEGTTQRVFVDGIYGAIMTQ is encoded by the coding sequence ATGAATTTTAAAAAAGTAGAAATCATCTTTATTCTAGCTTTCCTGATTTTAGATGTATTTCTGATTAATATTTTTATGAGTAAGTACGTGGGGACATCGAATCAAGCGATTGAAAATCAGTCAGTGGATATTGTGACGAAATTTAAAGCCAAAGATATTCAATATGATGAGATTTCAGATGAGGTCTTGCGGATTCCTTTTATTAGGGCCTTGAATACAACCTTAAGTGAAGAAGATGTGTTAGCCGTCACAGAAGATACGCAAAGTGTTGAAGTAAACGGTAATCAAATCTTAGGACAGATTAATACCCCCATTCAACTGGAAGGGGTGACTGGTGAAACACCAGCAGGGGAACTTTCTGATTCTGCCTTAGCCAGCTTGAATCAATTTATTAATAGTGAAATTTATCAAGGAAACCAATACCGGTTTATTAGCTATGATAAGAATGCAGGTAGGGTGACTTATATGCAAGAGACGGCATCGGGTGCAGTGATTGCGGATGGAACTGGAGAAATTGTGTTTAAGGTGAATGATGATTTTGCAATCTACGCCTATGACCAGACGATTGCTGGTGGTACTGCGACTCAAGGCGAGGAACGGACGGTCATTAGTGAACAACAGGCCCTTGAAAATGCCTATTTAAACAACAGTATTCCAGACGAATCAACGATTGTGCGTTCATTCTTATCATACCGCGTGACCCTAGTGCTTGATGAAATGACCCTTTACCATCCAGTGTGGACCCTATTGATTCGCACGAATGAAGGGACGACGCAGCGTGTATTTGTAGATGGTATCTATGGGGCAATTATGACCCAATAA
- the walK gene encoding cell wall metabolism sensor histidine kinase WalK, which yields MPKTRKKSGIPFFKSIHFKIPVIFILTLLISLQIVGAYFIRSLETEMLTSFDDQVTSQTTFIIDNIQSVMEDEDLNEDEKETQVNSILRRFNNDSVLEIQLFDSNGFLLATSNPTSQAYIGQRTVDEDIEETLYTGIRSETSGYDSNQEIRIKKFVTPIFSTASSGAMIGILNVTANLETIYSQIQNIMSLFLIASGISLVFTTGLAVLISSQIINPLQKMRDQTKQIAEGNYSTTLDINSEDEIGQLAESINYLSVRVGDAQDLTEAERQRLDSVLRHMTDGVIATDRRGKITIINDRSLNILNKTQEEVIGESIIEALDLSDRFSFRELFDQHESILLNYANDEGETIIRAEYSVIQRESGFISGLVWVLTDITEHEKIERDRKQFVSNISHELRTPLTSVRSYSEALVDGAIKDEKVAVEFLNVIQTETDRMIRMISDLLHLSRMDAKQQVINRELIIFKDLVNHILDRFNMMLQSEDYEGKNYIIKRELMEEEVWVEIDQDKLIQVIDNIMNNAIKYSPDGGTIYVRLMSTHNQLVLSIQDQGLGIPQESIPHLFDRFYRVDKARSRAQGGSGLGLSIAKEEIELHNGKIWVNSIENKGTTFFISLPFEEFDSDDWAGEDEWADEEG from the coding sequence ATGCCAAAAACAAGGAAGAAATCTGGGATTCCTTTTTTCAAATCTATTCATTTCAAAATACCTGTTATTTTTATATTAACGCTACTAATTTCGCTCCAAATTGTCGGAGCGTATTTTATTCGTTCACTAGAAACTGAAATGTTAACGTCGTTTGATGACCAAGTAACGAGTCAGACCACTTTTATCATTGATAATATTCAGTCGGTGATGGAAGATGAAGATTTGAATGAGGATGAAAAAGAGACGCAGGTGAATTCAATCTTGCGTCGCTTTAATAATGATAGTGTATTAGAAATTCAATTATTCGATAGCAATGGTTTCTTATTAGCTACTTCTAACCCCACTTCGCAAGCCTATATTGGGCAAAGAACGGTGGATGAAGATATAGAAGAAACGTTATATACAGGTATTCGTAGTGAGACGTCAGGCTATGATTCCAATCAAGAAATTCGCATCAAAAAATTTGTGACACCAATTTTTTCTACGGCATCTTCAGGAGCCATGATTGGTATTTTAAATGTGACTGCAAATCTAGAGACTATCTATAGTCAGATTCAAAATATTATGTCTCTATTCTTGATTGCATCAGGTATTTCACTTGTATTTACGACAGGATTAGCAGTGTTAATCTCTAGTCAGATCATCAATCCGCTACAAAAAATGCGCGATCAAACCAAGCAAATTGCTGAAGGAAACTATTCAACTACTTTGGATATCAATTCAGAAGATGAAATCGGGCAGTTGGCAGAATCTATCAACTACTTATCGGTTCGTGTCGGGGACGCACAAGACCTAACTGAAGCAGAGCGGCAGCGGTTGGATTCAGTCCTACGTCATATGACGGATGGGGTTATTGCCACCGATCGACGCGGAAAAATTACCATTATTAATGACCGTTCATTGAATATTTTGAATAAGACACAAGAAGAGGTGATTGGGGAATCTATTATTGAAGCCCTAGACCTTTCTGATCGTTTCTCATTCAGAGAATTATTTGACCAACATGAATCCATCCTACTAAATTATGCAAATGATGAAGGTGAAACAATTATTCGCGCTGAGTATTCAGTTATTCAACGAGAATCTGGCTTTATTTCCGGTTTGGTTTGGGTATTAACAGATATTACGGAACATGAAAAAATTGAACGTGACCGTAAGCAATTCGTTTCAAATATTTCACACGAGTTGCGTACACCACTAACGAGTGTGCGTTCATACAGTGAAGCATTGGTTGACGGGGCCATTAAAGATGAAAAAGTAGCGGTTGAATTCTTGAATGTTATTCAAACTGAAACTGACCGTATGATTCGGATGATTTCAGACTTACTACATCTTTCTAGAATGGACGCTAAGCAACAGGTGATTAACCGAGAGTTGATTATTTTCAAAGACTTGGTGAACCATATCTTAGACCGTTTTAACATGATGTTGCAATCTGAAGATTATGAAGGTAAAAATTATATTATTAAACGTGAATTAATGGAAGAAGAGGTCTGGGTAGAAATTGACCAAGATAAGTTAATTCAAGTTATCGATAATATTATGAATAACGCCATTAAATACTCGCCAGATGGTGGGACAATCTATGTCCGTTTAATGTCTACACATAACCAACTGGTCTTAAGTATTCAAGACCAAGGGTTAGGTATCCCTCAAGAATCGATTCCACACCTATTTGACCGTTTCTACCGAGTAGATAAGGCGCGTTCACGCGCTCAAGGTGGTAGTGGGTTAGGTTTATCCATTGCAAAAGAAGAAATTGAATTGCATAACGGGAAAATTTGGGTAAATTCGATTGAAAATAAAGGAACCACATTCTTTATCTCACTTCCATTTGAGGAGTTTGATAGTGATGATTGGGCAGGGGAGGATGAATGGGCCGATGAAGAAGGATAG
- the yycF gene encoding response regulator YycF produces the protein MKKILIVDDEKPISDIISFNLKNEGYEIDTAYDGQQALEKFASFQPDLVVLDLMLPKIDGLEVCRQIRKDSQVPIIMLTAKDSEIDKVLGLELGADDYVTKPFSNRELMARVKANIRRTAVVAEPVVADEVTEKDNIIEIGDLLIHEDEYIASKNGEDVELTHREFELLHYLSQHINQVMTREHLLQTVWGYDYFGDVRTVDVTVRRLREKIEENPSHPKILITRRGVGYFVKIPTQE, from the coding sequence ATGAAAAAAATATTAATTGTTGACGATGAGAAACCAATCTCAGATATTATATCTTTCAACTTAAAAAATGAAGGTTATGAAATAGATACTGCCTATGATGGGCAACAAGCTTTAGAAAAATTCGCATCATTCCAACCCGACCTAGTGGTCTTAGATTTGATGTTACCAAAAATCGATGGGCTAGAAGTCTGCCGTCAAATTCGTAAAGATAGCCAAGTGCCAATCATTATGCTAACTGCTAAAGATAGTGAAATTGATAAGGTATTGGGGCTTGAATTAGGGGCGGACGATTACGTGACCAAACCATTCTCAAACCGTGAGTTAATGGCGCGCGTAAAAGCCAATATTCGCCGTACTGCGGTAGTTGCTGAACCAGTAGTAGCTGACGAAGTGACGGAGAAAGACAATATTATTGAAATTGGCGATTTATTGATCCATGAGGATGAGTATATTGCTTCTAAAAATGGGGAAGATGTTGAGTTAACACACCGTGAATTTGAGTTACTACATTATCTTTCACAACACATTAACCAAGTAATGACTAGGGAGCACTTGCTTCAAACGGTTTGGGGTTATGATTATTTTGGTGACGTCCGTACAGTGGATGTAACTGTGAGACGTTTACGCGAAAAAATCGAAGAAAATCCAAGTCATCCTAAGATTTTAATTACCAGACGGGGCGTTGGTTATTTCGTTAAAATTCCAACTCAAGAATAG
- a CDS encoding LysM peptidoglycan-binding domain-containing protein, with translation MKFSVKRMVGTSLATSAALAAFATTNVSADEVYTIETGDTLTAISRKFDLSIADLLEVNTIDNQDLIFAGHTLNIPTVDAPVVASTKRVADATNVYTVVAGDTLNKIAADFDTTAQNLRDLNGISGDLILVGQQLKVKGEVAQETTVEQTAPVAEETVETEVEATPVVEETVNNYVADENGIYTVVAGDSINKIAGQFGVSATELRAQNNLSSDLILVGQSLAIPGLAAAPAVEEAPVVEETETVVEVASVEATEEAEVAPVANTVEETETADAEIEALAAEEEAQAAAADAQAAAEVEAQAAADAQVAAEAEAAAQAQAADAQVAAQAEAEAAAQAQAAAEAEAQAAEAAAQAQAAAEAEAQAAAAAAQAQAAAQAQAAAEAEAQAAEAAAQAQTGNVTALLNNAYAQVGVPYLWGGKTPSGFDCSGFVNYVYKQTYGVNVGSYTGEQQYAGPKISVSSAQPGDLIFWGSYGSPYHVAISLGNGQYIHSQRPGETVHSESINPYWAPSFAVSMAAYN, from the coding sequence ATGAAGTTTTCAGTAAAAAGAATGGTAGGGACATCTTTAGCGACGTCAGCAGCTTTAGCAGCCTTTGCAACCACTAATGTTTCAGCAGACGAAGTATATACAATTGAAACGGGAGATACTTTAACTGCTATTTCACGTAAATTTGATTTATCAATCGCTGACTTATTAGAAGTGAACACAATTGATAACCAAGATTTAATTTTCGCAGGTCACACTTTAAATATTCCAACTGTTGATGCGCCAGTAGTAGCAAGCACTAAACGTGTAGCAGATGCAACTAACGTATACACAGTTGTTGCAGGCGATACTTTAAACAAAATCGCTGCAGATTTTGATACAACAGCACAAAACTTACGTGATTTAAATGGTATTTCAGGTGACTTGATTTTAGTTGGTCAACAATTAAAAGTTAAAGGTGAAGTAGCTCAAGAAACAACAGTAGAACAAACAGCTCCTGTAGCTGAAGAAACAGTTGAAACGGAAGTAGAAGCTACTCCAGTAGTAGAAGAAACTGTTAACAACTATGTAGCAGACGAAAATGGTATCTACACTGTAGTTGCTGGCGACTCTATCAACAAAATTGCAGGTCAATTTGGCGTTTCAGCGACTGAATTACGAGCACAAAACAACTTATCATCTGACTTGATCTTAGTTGGTCAATCATTGGCTATTCCTGGCCTAGCTGCAGCACCTGCTGTTGAAGAAGCACCAGTAGTAGAAGAAACTGAAACGGTTGTTGAAGTAGCATCTGTTGAAGCTACAGAAGAAGCTGAAGTTGCACCAGTTGCAAATACAGTAGAAGAAACTGAAACTGCTGACGCAGAAATCGAAGCTTTAGCAGCAGAAGAAGAAGCGCAAGCAGCAGCAGCAGACGCACAAGCGGCAGCTGAAGTAGAGGCACAAGCAGCAGCGGATGCACAAGTAGCAGCCGAAGCAGAGGCAGCAGCTCAAGCACAAGCAGCGGATGCACAAGTAGCAGCCCAAGCGGAAGCAGAGGCAGCAGCCCAAGCACAAGCAGCGGCAGAAGCGGAAGCACAAGCAGCAGAGGCAGCAGCCCAAGCACAAGCAGCGGCAGAAGCAGAAGCACAAGCAGCAGCGGCAGCAGCTCAAGCACAAGCAGCAGCCCAAGCACAAGCAGCGGCAGAAGCGGAAGCACAAGCAGCAGAGGCAGCAGCTCAAGCACAAACTGGTAACGTAACAGCATTATTAAACAATGCTTACGCACAAGTTGGTGTACCTTACTTATGGGGTGGTAAAACACCTTCAGGTTTTGACTGTTCAGGTTTCGTAAACTATGTTTACAAACAAACTTACGGCGTAAACGTTGGTAGCTACACTGGTGAACAACAATACGCTGGTCCAAAAATCTCAGTTTCATCTGCACAACCAGGCGACTTAATTTTCTGGGGTTCATATGGTTCTCCATACCACGTAGCAATTTCATTAGGTAATGGACAATACATCCATTCACAACGTCCTGGGGAAACAGTTCACTCAGAATCAATCAATCCATACTGGGCACCATCATTTGCTGTAAGTATGGCTGCTTATAACTAA
- a CDS encoding DUF2207 domain-containing protein, producing the protein MFQNYQEKVSNYWHKLTIIAVSLIALFFLTGYQTAVQAVASVSDYTATVNVQADGTMQQEETISFDVKGTVEEFNHRIALTDMSKLANLGVDMKSVSADSYFTFVESDSNEVGTFTVSTADDQVADITIYNTVTNAPHITQVSATISDAWTNYSEWTILKSSFLALPYDVDQATLTITFPQAVPKDQSDLIISGPGKTDLQWADDRKSFTITVDNLKADESVALQMYMPVSILPDNQKVGADSEGQSTIESMQASQEAATNLQRRQTMKIWSVAGTLFVLIFAYTIYLYMKKRQIVIAVPNKKGFVESQPNAYGPQTVARLMGKGYSDHQKIVLLVLEMIQAKVLAAHFEVNKRGQLTDIQVSTLKQEVNNPAGQLLLTRLQENTQTSRDVVSLNDLVFNNTGKVTMMSRFGRKLVRKINQVAKQPLTKDGVYSKMNQVYMAILTLYMVAWLFGTGFVIYWQLQLQALNVWASLLLVVSVALVALLQKNVLPMRSEKGVSLFKLWQGYLKGIGSQLMNPDAWGRQSAEWLDHQYLYAWVAGSNVKVAKALDQEAQVVQLPLMGSAQAIDHLQLEKLKWQPRAEEVSDDDVAE; encoded by the coding sequence ATGTTTCAAAATTATCAAGAAAAAGTCAGTAACTACTGGCACAAGTTGACGATTATTGCAGTCAGCTTAATCGCATTATTCTTTTTGACGGGATACCAGACAGCCGTGCAGGCGGTGGCTTCGGTGAGTGATTACACGGCGACTGTGAATGTGCAGGCCGATGGGACCATGCAGCAAGAGGAGACGATTAGCTTTGACGTGAAGGGGACGGTTGAAGAATTTAACCACCGGATTGCCCTAACGGATATGAGCAAGTTGGCCAATCTTGGCGTGGATATGAAGAGTGTGTCGGCGGATTCTTATTTCACTTTTGTTGAGAGTGATTCAAATGAAGTGGGGACTTTTACGGTTTCTACTGCCGATGATCAAGTGGCGGATATCACCATCTACAATACGGTGACGAATGCACCACATATTACCCAGGTTTCAGCGACGATTTCAGATGCTTGGACCAATTATTCTGAGTGGACGATTTTAAAGAGTAGCTTTCTAGCATTACCCTATGACGTCGATCAAGCCACTTTAACTATCACATTCCCGCAAGCCGTGCCGAAAGACCAATCTGATTTAATCATTTCAGGTCCTGGCAAAACGGACTTGCAATGGGCTGACGATAGAAAATCATTTACAATCACAGTAGATAACTTAAAAGCTGATGAAAGCGTGGCCCTTCAAATGTACATGCCGGTGTCCATTCTACCTGATAACCAAAAGGTGGGGGCAGACTCTGAAGGCCAATCTACTATTGAAAGTATGCAGGCTAGCCAAGAAGCAGCAACGAATTTACAAAGACGCCAAACCATGAAAATCTGGTCTGTGGCGGGGACTTTATTTGTCTTAATTTTTGCTTATACCATTTATCTATATATGAAGAAGCGCCAAATTGTGATTGCGGTGCCGAATAAGAAAGGCTTTGTGGAGAGTCAACCCAATGCTTACGGTCCACAAACTGTAGCTCGGTTAATGGGTAAAGGGTATTCGGACCATCAAAAGATTGTCTTGTTAGTCTTAGAGATGATTCAAGCAAAAGTTTTGGCGGCCCATTTTGAAGTTAATAAACGTGGCCAATTAACTGATATTCAAGTATCAACATTGAAACAGGAAGTCAATAATCCAGCAGGTCAATTATTATTAACGAGGCTTCAAGAAAATACCCAAACCAGTCGTGATGTGGTGTCTTTAAATGACTTAGTTTTTAACAATACGGGCAAGGTAACGATGATGTCACGATTTGGCCGGAAATTAGTCCGTAAGATTAATCAAGTAGCTAAACAACCCTTAACCAAAGACGGTGTTTATAGTAAAATGAATCAAGTTTACATGGCTATTCTAACCCTTTATATGGTAGCATGGTTATTTGGAACAGGTTTCGTGATTTACTGGCAATTGCAGCTGCAAGCTTTAAATGTATGGGCTTCGTTATTGCTGGTTGTCAGCGTGGCTTTGGTTGCCCTTTTACAAAAAAATGTCTTACCAATGCGGAGTGAAAAAGGGGTATCCTTATTCAAGTTGTGGCAGGGCTATTTGAAGGGCATCGGCAGCCAGTTAATGAATCCGGATGCTTGGGGCCGTCAATCGGCAGAGTGGTTGGACCATCAATATTTATATGCTTGGGTTGCGGGGTCGAATGTGAAGGTTGCTAAGGCGCTGGACCAAGAGGCGCAGGTTGTCCAGTTACCTTTGATGGGTTCGGCACAAGCAATTGACCATTTGCAGTTAGAGAAATTGAAGTGGCAACCACGGGCTGAGGAAGTTTCGGATGATGACGTCGCTGAATAG